The following proteins are encoded in a genomic region of Vibrio taketomensis:
- the folE gene encoding GTP cyclohydrolase I FolE, which yields MSGLSESAKLVKDALETRGLETPMVPSEFSREEKKEKIQYHMREILTLLDLDLTDDSLEETPHRIAKMYVDEIFSGLDYQNFPKITVIENKMNVSEMVRVKDITLTSTCEHHLVTIDGKAAVAYIPRGKIIGLSKINRIVRFFAQRPQVQERLTQQILVALQTLLESEDVAVTIDATHYCVKSRGVMDATSETTTTALGGIFKSNPATRAEFLHGLR from the coding sequence ATGTCAGGTCTTAGCGAATCAGCGAAGTTAGTAAAAGATGCGCTTGAAACCCGTGGACTCGAAACACCTATGGTGCCGAGTGAGTTCAGTCGTGAAGAAAAAAAGGAAAAGATTCAATATCATATGAGAGAAATCTTGACTCTACTTGATCTTGACCTTACCGATGACAGTCTCGAAGAGACGCCGCATCGCATCGCCAAGATGTATGTGGATGAAATCTTCTCTGGTTTGGATTATCAAAACTTCCCGAAAATCACCGTTATTGAAAACAAAATGAATGTGAGCGAAATGGTGCGAGTAAAAGACATTACTCTTACCAGCACTTGTGAACATCATCTTGTGACTATTGATGGGAAAGCGGCAGTAGCGTATATTCCGCGCGGCAAGATCATTGGCTTGTCAAAGATTAACCGCATCGTGCGCTTTTTTGCTCAGCGCCCGCAAGTACAAGAACGATTGACTCAGCAGATTCTAGTTGCCTTACAAACGTTGCTTGAGTCAGAAGATGTTGCGGTGACGATCGATGCGACTCACTACTGCGTAAAATCGCGTGGTGTGATGGATGCAACCAGTGAAACAACAACGACGGCGCTAGGGGGTATTTTTAAATCTAACCCAGCGACGCGCGCAGAATTTCTGCACGGTTTACGATAA
- the dbpA gene encoding ATP-dependent RNA helicase DbpA, with protein sequence MTDSFKTLPLRNELLTTLDSMGYTQMTPIQAQSLPALLEGKDVIGQGKTGSGKTATFSLALLSNLNVKRFRVQSLVLCPTRELADQVAKEIRTLARGIHNIKVLTLCGGMPMGPQIGSLEHGAHILVGTPGRILDHLSKGRINLDELNTLVLDEADRMLEMGFQEALDAVIEQAPKQRQTLLFSATFPKQIEAIASRITNAPLMVKVESTHQTSTIQQSFYKLDTTQERDDALEALLLTHSPQSSVVFCNTKKEVMNVTDELTHRGFSVVELHGDMEQRERDQALTMFANKSISILVATDVAARGLDVENLDAVFNFELSRDPEVHVHRIGRTGRAGAKGHAFSFFGEKDAYRVALIEEYMDIEVSPVAVPEKPMVKPFYAEMTTIQILGGKKMKVRAGDILGALTKEAGIDGKRIGKINIMAMVSYVAVENSVAKIALKQLQNGKMKGKAFKARIMK encoded by the coding sequence GTGACAGATTCATTCAAAACCCTGCCACTGAGAAATGAACTACTAACCACCCTAGATAGCATGGGTTACACCCAAATGACGCCAATTCAAGCACAAAGCTTGCCTGCGTTATTAGAAGGTAAAGACGTCATTGGTCAGGGTAAAACGGGTTCAGGTAAAACAGCTACGTTTTCATTGGCACTACTGAGCAACTTAAACGTTAAGCGTTTTCGTGTGCAATCATTAGTACTATGTCCGACACGTGAACTGGCAGATCAAGTAGCGAAAGAGATCCGTACGCTAGCGCGTGGTATCCACAACATCAAAGTGTTGACGCTATGTGGTGGTATGCCAATGGGCCCACAAATCGGTTCACTAGAGCATGGCGCTCACATTCTAGTCGGCACGCCAGGCCGCATCCTAGATCACCTAAGTAAAGGACGTATCAACCTTGATGAGTTAAATACGCTGGTTTTGGATGAAGCCGACCGTATGCTTGAAATGGGTTTCCAAGAAGCGCTTGATGCCGTCATTGAACAAGCACCGAAGCAGCGCCAAACTTTGCTATTTAGTGCGACGTTCCCAAAACAGATTGAAGCGATCGCCAGCCGCATTACCAATGCACCGTTAATGGTGAAAGTAGAATCAACGCACCAAACATCAACTATTCAACAGTCATTCTACAAGCTGGATACGACACAAGAGCGTGATGATGCGTTGGAAGCATTACTACTGACTCACAGCCCACAATCATCCGTCGTGTTCTGTAATACTAAGAAAGAAGTGATGAACGTGACTGACGAATTAACCCATCGCGGCTTTAGTGTTGTAGAACTGCATGGTGATATGGAGCAACGTGAGCGCGATCAAGCGTTAACCATGTTCGCTAACAAGAGCATATCTATCCTTGTGGCAACGGATGTAGCCGCTCGTGGCCTAGATGTTGAAAACCTAGATGCGGTGTTTAACTTCGAATTGTCACGCGATCCAGAAGTGCATGTTCACCGTATTGGTCGTACTGGCCGTGCAGGCGCAAAAGGTCATGCGTTTAGCTTCTTTGGTGAAAAAGATGCTTACCGAGTAGCACTGATCGAAGAGTACATGGACATTGAGGTAAGCCCAGTCGCAGTGCCTGAAAAACCAATGGTTAAGCCGTTCTACGCAGAGATGACCACGATTCAAATTCTTGGCGGAAAGAAAATGAAAGTACGTGCGGGTGATATTCTTGGTGCATTAACCAAAGAAGCAGGTATTGATGGTAAGCGCATCGGCAAAATCAATATCATGGCGATGGTTTCGTATGTGGCGGTTGAAAACAGTGTGGCGAAGATTGCTTTGAAACAGCTGCAAAATGGCAAAATGAAAGGTAAAGCGTTTAAAGCTCGCATTATGAAATAA